One segment of Shewanella piezotolerans WP3 DNA contains the following:
- a CDS encoding aminoacyl-tRNA deacylase codes for MTMSNRLNQYLAANEVNYELVPHRHSKNSLSSAIAANVAAPLLAKAVILEDHEGRKIMAVLPANHKVSLRSLGDKLNRDLHLLKETQIYPMFKDCEHGAIPSLGGAFNLEAVYDDLLVEAKEIYFEAGDHSNLVHMSRKSFIQLIKDAKHLRFSYQSVH; via the coding sequence ATGACTATGTCAAATCGATTAAATCAGTATCTAGCCGCCAATGAGGTTAACTACGAACTGGTCCCTCACCGCCACAGCAAAAACTCGCTCAGTTCAGCTATTGCCGCCAATGTCGCAGCTCCACTATTGGCTAAAGCTGTGATATTAGAAGACCACGAAGGCCGCAAGATCATGGCTGTACTTCCCGCCAACCACAAAGTCAGCTTGCGCTCTCTCGGAGACAAACTCAACCGCGACCTGCACCTGCTTAAAGAAACGCAGATCTACCCTATGTTTAAAGATTGCGAGCATGGTGCAATCCCCTCTTTAGGTGGAGCCTTCAATCTGGAAGCCGTTTATGACGATCTATTAGTTGAGGCTAAAGAGATCTATTTTGAGGCAGGAGATCACAGTAACTTGGTTCACATGAGTAGAAAGTCTTTTATTCAACTGATAAAAGATGCAAAACATTTACGATTTAGCTACCAAAGTGTCCATTAG
- a CDS encoding alpha/beta hydrolase: MKHTANLVMFCVGLILLPACQSISITEKHFLYPDDSITQEAIDTWERQQTLEFIKLKATDGTELSGALITQPNARFTLIYFGGNQFRLESQGGELAKILSQFENNLLIMDHRGYGMSMGLPSISALQTDAVDIYDYVDSQPNLAELPIIVHGLSLGSVIAGSLAKQRPVSGLVLEGSTTTAKEMIDARVPWYAAPFIDLTISEELASVDNLANIEHYTGELLIMVGENDKTTPVSLSESLYQHAVTNTKQLFVVEGKGHGNAIKSESFSTKYQTFVKGVLLAAESEVL; encoded by the coding sequence ATGAAACACACTGCAAATTTGGTCATGTTTTGTGTAGGGTTAATACTACTGCCTGCTTGTCAGTCTATTTCGATCACCGAGAAACATTTTTTATACCCTGATGATTCAATTACTCAAGAAGCTATTGATACTTGGGAGCGGCAGCAAACCCTTGAGTTCATCAAATTGAAAGCGACAGATGGTACAGAATTAAGCGGCGCCCTCATTACACAGCCCAATGCTCGTTTTACGTTGATCTACTTTGGTGGTAATCAATTTAGACTCGAGTCACAGGGGGGAGAATTGGCAAAGATACTGAGCCAATTTGAGAACAACTTGTTGATAATGGATCATCGTGGCTATGGCATGAGTATGGGCTTGCCAAGTATTAGTGCACTACAAACTGATGCTGTTGATATATATGACTATGTAGATTCACAGCCAAATTTAGCTGAACTGCCCATTATTGTGCATGGGCTGTCTTTAGGGAGCGTAATTGCAGGTAGTCTCGCAAAACAACGGCCTGTATCGGGGTTGGTGTTGGAAGGTTCAACAACGACAGCAAAGGAAATGATTGATGCGCGAGTGCCTTGGTACGCGGCGCCGTTTATTGACCTGACTATTAGTGAAGAGCTCGCTAGTGTAGATAATCTTGCCAACATTGAGCACTATACTGGCGAGTTATTAATAATGGTTGGTGAAAATGATAAAACCACCCCTGTTAGTTTGTCTGAAAGCTTATATCAGCACGCAGTGACTAACACTAAGCAGCTGTTTGTGGTTGAAGGTAAAGGTCATGGCAATGCCATAAAGTCAGAATCTTTTTCTACAAAGTACCAAACCTTTGTTAAAGGTGTGCTTTTAGCGGCAGAGAGTGAAGTGCTATGA
- a CDS encoding NAD(P)/FAD-dependent oxidoreductase produces MTLICPRIVIVGGGAGGLELATQLGRKLGKKKLAQIILVDKNRTHIWKPLLHEVATGSLDSDLDGVVYSAHAAKHGYQFQLGTFCGLSPEQKSISVAPITDDSGKVLLPERQIQFDKLVIAIGSVSNDFNTPGVKENCFFLDSHQQANRFHNALLDSFTRVHQSDSINELNIAIVGGGATGVELSAELYHVTDLLKVYGLSKMTAEKLNIHLIEAGPRILPALSERIAGSARHELSQLGVSVKENTRISEATSAGFVTAEGLLIEANLMLWAAGVKAPDFIKDMALFELNRANQIKVKATLKSTVNDDIYVIGDCCAFEQADGSFVPPRAQSAHQMAQCAEKNIIKDMNAEPLIEYVYVDHGSLVNLSRYSTVGSLMGNLTKSSMFVEGKIARFVYISLYRMHQKAIHGTFKTIALWLAEKLMRVVRPRMKLH; encoded by the coding sequence ATGACCTTAATATGTCCGAGGATTGTGATTGTGGGCGGTGGCGCTGGCGGACTTGAGCTGGCGACTCAACTAGGACGCAAGTTAGGTAAAAAAAAATTAGCGCAAATTATATTAGTTGATAAGAATCGTACCCATATTTGGAAACCTTTGCTACACGAAGTCGCGACAGGCTCGTTAGATTCAGATCTTGATGGTGTTGTTTATTCAGCACATGCTGCCAAACATGGTTATCAATTTCAACTTGGAACCTTTTGCGGATTATCGCCAGAACAGAAATCTATCTCAGTGGCACCGATTACTGACGACAGTGGCAAAGTATTATTACCTGAACGCCAAATACAGTTCGACAAGCTGGTGATTGCTATTGGTAGTGTCAGTAATGACTTTAATACCCCAGGAGTAAAAGAAAACTGTTTTTTTCTCGACTCTCACCAGCAAGCGAATCGTTTTCATAATGCATTGTTAGATAGTTTCACTCGAGTGCACCAATCAGATTCTATCAACGAGCTCAATATCGCTATTGTTGGTGGAGGAGCTACTGGGGTAGAGCTTTCTGCTGAGCTTTATCATGTTACCGATCTTCTAAAAGTATATGGTCTCAGCAAAATGACGGCTGAAAAGCTCAATATACATTTGATTGAGGCTGGACCTAGGATCCTTCCAGCTTTGAGCGAAAGAATAGCTGGCTCTGCACGCCATGAACTCAGTCAGCTTGGCGTCTCCGTAAAGGAGAATACTCGTATTAGCGAGGCCACATCTGCGGGGTTTGTTACCGCCGAAGGGTTATTGATTGAAGCTAACTTGATGCTTTGGGCTGCAGGTGTGAAAGCGCCTGATTTTATCAAGGATATGGCTCTATTTGAACTGAACCGTGCTAATCAAATTAAGGTTAAAGCGACACTTAAGAGTACGGTGAACGATGATATTTATGTCATTGGTGACTGCTGCGCCTTTGAGCAGGCGGATGGCAGTTTTGTGCCACCTAGAGCGCAATCGGCGCATCAAATGGCGCAATGTGCAGAAAAGAATATTATCAAGGACATGAATGCAGAGCCACTGATCGAATATGTTTACGTCGATCACGGTTCCTTGGTCAATTTATCACGCTACAGCACTGTCGGCAGCTTGATGGGAAATCTGACTAAAAGCAGTATGTTTGTTGAAGGAAAAATTGCGCGCTTCGTTTATATATCTTTATATCGCATGCATCAAAAGGCCATTCATGGCACGTTTAAAACCATAGCATTGTGGCTAGCCGAAAAGCTTATGAGAGTGGTTAGGCCGAGAATGAAATTACACTAG
- a CDS encoding ATP-binding protein produces MAKYLPPLFTRLYLSLLTAIFASILLTFYLSEQFLQRSDVVDFYEDSLQVFIDVSSYLQRNGQTAEQLFKDDTVLDPEFEILWQKNWDANADCEHCKFLSVIANTAIYQLSDEQLLAVYPLQQSEEVILISDKPANSSIFSGDRRQQNSSLITLFRNDPSEFIPYLLLLIVIISLGTTLYFSVRRLQKQINQLVKVNQEFGRGELSARAQKNYTEPVNELAQSFNRMADAITETVSENQIFAQAVPHEMRTPLSRIQLATGLLRQRKLKCEELVLLDNIDDYIDDIEKLTRQVLTFSKLNSISNQCDHQAKQCIKLDDFLQGRIKRLVVDNNLSINLNLQALQLECDPAYLRLIFDNLIKNALQYAATHIEVNLKVSPKNLIMLTVDDDGPGIDNLQFETIFQPFSRLDKSRNQETGGLGLGLPIAKAATRRINGHLFVSHSHLGGARFSCQLPLKVP; encoded by the coding sequence ATGGCTAAGTACCTCCCTCCGCTATTTACGCGGCTTTATTTAAGTTTATTAACGGCAATATTTGCAAGCATTCTGCTCACTTTCTATTTGAGTGAGCAGTTTCTTCAGCGTAGCGATGTTGTCGATTTCTATGAAGATAGCCTGCAAGTATTTATTGACGTCAGCTCATATCTGCAGCGAAATGGACAAACTGCAGAGCAACTGTTCAAAGACGATACAGTACTAGATCCTGAGTTTGAGATCCTCTGGCAGAAAAACTGGGATGCCAATGCCGATTGTGAACATTGCAAGTTTTTGAGCGTTATTGCCAATACAGCTATATACCAGTTATCCGATGAACAGCTATTGGCAGTCTATCCTCTGCAGCAAAGCGAAGAGGTTATTTTAATCTCCGATAAACCAGCGAATAGTTCGATTTTCTCAGGGGATCGCAGGCAACAAAATAGCAGTCTTATCACCTTGTTCCGCAACGACCCCTCTGAGTTTATTCCCTATTTATTGCTACTCATTGTCATCATTTCATTAGGCACTACACTCTACTTTTCGGTGAGACGACTACAAAAGCAGATTAACCAATTAGTAAAAGTAAACCAAGAATTTGGCAGAGGGGAGCTCAGTGCTCGTGCCCAAAAAAATTATACTGAACCGGTGAATGAATTGGCGCAGAGCTTTAACAGAATGGCCGATGCCATTACGGAAACGGTGAGCGAGAATCAAATTTTTGCCCAAGCAGTGCCTCACGAAATGCGCACACCTTTGAGTCGTATTCAACTTGCAACGGGGTTACTGCGACAACGAAAGTTAAAATGTGAGGAGTTAGTGCTACTTGATAATATCGATGATTACATCGATGACATCGAAAAGTTAACTCGTCAGGTGCTCACTTTCTCAAAGCTAAATTCGATATCAAACCAGTGTGACCATCAAGCTAAGCAATGTATAAAACTTGACGACTTTCTGCAGGGGCGGATTAAGCGTCTAGTCGTCGACAACAACTTAAGCATCAATCTAAACCTGCAAGCGCTGCAGCTGGAATGCGATCCAGCCTATTTACGCTTGATATTTGATAACCTTATTAAAAATGCACTTCAGTACGCAGCAACTCATATAGAAGTTAACCTCAAAGTCAGCCCAAAAAACCTTATCATGCTTACCGTTGATGACGATGGCCCCGGAATAGACAATCTACAATTTGAAACCATTTTCCAGCCTTTCTCTCGACTAGACAAAAGCCGTAACCAAGAGACTGGGGGTTTAGGCTTAGGTTTACCTATCGCAAAGGCGGCAACTCGGCGTATTAATGGGCACTTATTTGTCAGCCATAGCCACTTAGGTGGCGCTCGCTTTAGCTGTCAATTACCCTTAAAAGTGCCCTAG
- a CDS encoding helix-turn-helix domain-containing protein, translated as MAIVIELDVQLAKRKMKSIELAAAIGITPQNLSILRSGRAKAIRFSTLEAICQHLSCQPGDILRYLDEPANT; from the coding sequence ATGGCAATCGTTATTGAGCTTGATGTCCAGCTGGCAAAACGCAAGATGAAATCAATCGAGCTAGCTGCAGCCATTGGTATTACACCGCAGAACCTTTCGATCCTCAGATCCGGCAGAGCCAAAGCAATTAGGTTCTCTACCCTGGAGGCGATTTGCCAGCACCTCTCTTGCCAACCAGGAGATATACTGCGTTATTTAGATGAACCCGCTAATACCTGA
- a CDS encoding winged helix-turn-helix domain-containing protein, with protein sequence MRLKTFEFDIANSQLFNTETQSSLHLTRTECQVLEQLANHPNQVMSKGQLACAGSQTAVMSESAVAKAVFTLRKYFGEQHADLIETLPRKGYRLNIQVPTASWSKRSKARKKYLALTVVGLLLACIAVVTAMHQYILFENVDPPIKNSRNIVLDNGEEVLLTWLESPRIRLRQEVPIEEKVIAALNRCSHLTWQKVNLAFSNDMQVLNVSMLGQSASGETLMRNIKTIDFSLSPQFISDNWLEEVSLCD encoded by the coding sequence ATGCGGTTAAAAACCTTTGAGTTTGATATTGCTAATAGCCAATTATTCAACACTGAAACTCAAAGCTCACTTCATCTAACTCGTACTGAATGCCAGGTACTTGAGCAGCTCGCTAACCACCCTAATCAAGTCATGAGTAAAGGGCAGCTTGCCTGTGCTGGTTCACAAACCGCTGTGATGAGTGAGTCAGCAGTTGCTAAGGCGGTTTTTACGCTGCGAAAATACTTTGGCGAACAGCATGCCGATCTTATTGAAACGTTACCGCGTAAAGGTTATCGACTCAATATTCAAGTCCCCACTGCAAGTTGGTCAAAGCGATCAAAAGCCAGAAAAAAATACCTTGCGTTAACGGTGGTAGGCCTCTTGTTAGCTTGCATTGCTGTTGTCACTGCGATGCATCAATACATACTGTTCGAGAATGTTGACCCACCGATAAAAAACAGTCGCAATATCGTATTAGATAACGGTGAAGAGGTACTACTGACTTGGTTAGAATCGCCACGCATAAGATTGCGCCAAGAGGTTCCTATTGAAGAAAAAGTCATTGCAGCATTGAATCGTTGCTCTCATTTAACATGGCAAAAAGTGAACCTAGCGTTTTCTAATGATATGCAGGTGCTTAATGTATCAATGCTTGGGCAGTCAGCGAGTGGTGAAACATTGATGAGAAACATTAAGACCATTGATTTTAGTTTGAGCCCGCAGTTCATTTCAGATAACTGGCTTGAAGAGGTATCTCTCTGTGATTAA
- a CDS encoding response regulator transcription factor, with product MSKAKILIIEDDKEISRLTAMYLEAEGYSTHIIADGAKAKTTVHHEQPDFIILDLMLPGLDGVSVCKQLRQFYQHPILVLTACSDDISEVSLLKLGADDYLTKPVRPHVLLARIENLLRRYQFTAQDSKQLQVGQLKIDTNKQQVSCNGLIPALTTAEYEMLLLLATHAGKIVSREDCCRALRGINYDFNDRSVDMRISGLRKKLNDDALPYQTILTIRNKGYMLSNG from the coding sequence TTGAGTAAAGCTAAAATACTCATCATTGAAGATGACAAAGAGATCTCGCGCCTAACCGCCATGTACCTCGAAGCTGAAGGTTACAGCACACATATTATTGCTGATGGCGCTAAAGCCAAAACAACGGTTCATCATGAGCAACCAGATTTTATCATTCTGGACTTGATGTTACCTGGACTCGACGGCGTGTCAGTGTGTAAACAGCTGCGCCAATTTTATCAACACCCCATACTGGTTTTGACGGCCTGCAGTGATGATATCAGTGAAGTCAGCTTACTTAAGCTTGGCGCTGATGACTACTTGACCAAGCCCGTCAGGCCCCATGTTTTGCTTGCGAGAATCGAGAACCTTCTACGTCGCTACCAATTTACGGCGCAAGATAGTAAGCAACTTCAAGTCGGTCAATTAAAGATAGATACTAATAAGCAGCAAGTCAGCTGCAATGGATTAATCCCCGCTCTTACGACCGCAGAATACGAGATGTTATTATTACTAGCGACCCACGCAGGTAAGATTGTTTCAAGAGAAGATTGTTGCCGCGCCTTAAGAGGGATCAATTATGACTTCAATGACCGTTCTGTTGACATGCGGATCTCAGGGCTTCGTAAAAAACTCAATGATGATGCACTCCCCTACCAGACCATTTTGACCATACGTAATAAAGGGTACATGTTGAGCAATGGCTAA
- a CDS encoding TM2 domain-containing protein, protein MQNINCPQCSQEIDLNLAACPHCKAAQGLESLSGVDPDIRIKNQRLAIWFSILFGGLGIHKFYLGQYLKGSLYLVFSWTLVPFIVGWVDAVRTFKMSAFSFEQRYSRRIS, encoded by the coding sequence ATGCAAAACATCAATTGCCCTCAGTGCAGCCAAGAGATCGACCTGAACCTAGCTGCTTGTCCGCATTGCAAGGCCGCTCAAGGTCTTGAATCTCTCTCTGGTGTTGATCCCGATATTCGCATTAAAAATCAGCGGCTCGCTATATGGTTTAGCATTCTGTTTGGCGGCTTAGGGATCCACAAGTTCTACTTAGGTCAGTATCTAAAAGGCAGCTTATACCTAGTGTTTAGTTGGACACTTGTGCCTTTTATTGTGGGTTGGGTTGACGCCGTTCGCACCTTTAAAATGAGTGCCTTTAGCTTTGAACAACGCTACAGCCGCAGAATTAGTTAG
- the catB gene encoding type B chloramphenicol O-acetyltransferase, producing the protein MNNYFESPFEGKSLQEQVTNPNIVVGKHSYYSGYYHNHSFDDCARYLMADRTDIDKLMIGSYCSIGSGAVFMMAGNQGHQNNWISTFPFFYQDNDNFIGAKDGFERAGDTIIGNDVWIGSEAMIMSGVTVGDGAIIASRAVVTKDVAPYEIVGSNPAKHIRFRFSETEISQLLEMQWWLWSDEELKGAMALMCSLNIGGLYSYWQDFNL; encoded by the coding sequence AACCCAAACATTGTTGTTGGTAAGCACAGTTATTACTCTGGCTATTACCATAATCACAGTTTCGATGATTGTGCACGTTACCTAATGGCGGATAGAACAGACATTGATAAGCTCATGATTGGTAGCTACTGCTCGATTGGATCTGGCGCGGTCTTTATGATGGCGGGAAATCAAGGTCATCAAAACAATTGGATCAGTACCTTTCCTTTCTTTTATCAAGACAATGACAACTTTATCGGAGCCAAAGATGGGTTTGAGCGTGCTGGCGATACCATCATAGGCAATGATGTATGGATTGGCAGCGAAGCCATGATAATGAGTGGTGTGACTGTGGGTGATGGCGCGATTATAGCTAGCCGCGCGGTAGTGACCAAAGATGTTGCGCCCTACGAAATTGTAGGTTCAAACCCTGCAAAACATATTCGTTTCCGTTTTTCAGAAACCGAAATATCTCAATTGCTCGAGATGCAATGGTGGCTTTGGAGCGATGAAGAGCTCAAAGGTGCGATGGCCTTAATGTGCTCATTGAATATAGGTGGCCTATACAGTTACTGGCAAGATTTTAATCTTTAA
- a CDS encoding YdcH family protein produces the protein MLNENHALIFDFPEFKQDIVHLNHKDPAFEEQSKQYHLLDYEIRKLEVNGSPTDDEHMHQLKVQRANLKDVLFQMLQAHHK, from the coding sequence ATGCTAAATGAGAATCACGCGCTTATTTTTGACTTCCCAGAATTTAAACAAGACATTGTACATTTAAACCATAAAGATCCCGCCTTTGAAGAGCAGTCCAAGCAGTATCATCTGTTAGATTATGAAATTCGAAAACTTGAAGTGAACGGCAGTCCTACTGACGACGAACATATGCATCAGCTAAAAGTTCAGCGCGCGAACCTTAAAGATGTGTTGTTTCAAATGCTACAAGCACATCATAAATAA
- a CDS encoding LiaF domain-containing protein, protein MPVTLEDRPIEKVREEVIDKLIVNYSHGIISAEAFERRLDDAMASESHQDLLNLVSDLSLSADDDYSSKKDQQFTPNYSSNQQDDTLNINCVLGNNERSGQWVVPKIIKVNNVLGETTLDFTDAIFQHQDITIKLNCILGSATVFIPENVNVVCKTYCAVSSIENCAPSMANRQAPIITIEGKVILGSLSVSVKRTIKEKFIAFANQLKNTFN, encoded by the coding sequence ATGCCAGTCACGTTAGAAGATAGACCTATTGAGAAAGTAAGAGAAGAAGTCATCGACAAGCTGATTGTGAACTACAGTCACGGAATAATATCTGCTGAAGCATTTGAGCGACGTCTCGATGATGCGATGGCCAGTGAGTCTCATCAAGACTTGCTCAATTTAGTTTCGGATCTGTCACTGTCCGCTGACGATGATTACAGCAGTAAGAAAGATCAGCAATTTACGCCTAATTATTCTAGTAACCAACAAGATGATACGCTGAATATCAATTGTGTGCTTGGTAACAATGAGCGTAGCGGTCAGTGGGTGGTTCCCAAAATAATCAAAGTCAACAATGTGTTAGGCGAAACAACCCTCGACTTTACCGATGCCATTTTTCAGCACCAAGATATCACCATAAAGCTCAACTGTATTTTAGGTAGCGCAACGGTATTTATCCCCGAGAATGTCAATGTGGTGTGCAAAACTTACTGTGCGGTCAGTAGCATTGAAAACTGTGCTCCGTCGATGGCGAACCGCCAAGCACCTATCATTACCATCGAAGGTAAAGTCATACTCGGCAGTTTATCTGTTTCAGTAAAGCGTACCATTAAAGAGAAGTTTATCGCCTTTGCCAATCAGTTGAAAAATACCTTCAATTGA
- a CDS encoding cytochrome c3 family protein — translation MKTLNRRQAINRIIGISSVAAGGALVANPVIAAVTSSTGDWKLEVGTRLAYVKLDPMTVAKLAYETGNGCMFQVFDSIIQSLAASNSPDAEKFAQVPTAMAHYGYAGMLGEGTVCGNINATGMLVNLLSINGESANSILNPTMRYYESAELPLQTAEFIEGIGADMAETKDQVGTPTSANSIMCHSSISLWARENGKSFSQKGMRCKQLSASIVYELVTMLNNAFDGETENPHPISDTVAGCQTCHTSESTFQPSVKTNMACDTCHTGHFVN, via the coding sequence ATGAAAACATTAAATAGAAGACAAGCAATAAACCGTATCATTGGTATCTCTTCAGTAGCCGCTGGCGGCGCACTAGTAGCTAACCCAGTTATAGCAGCGGTAACAAGTAGCACAGGTGATTGGAAACTAGAAGTGGGTACTCGCCTTGCTTATGTTAAGTTAGATCCAATGACTGTCGCAAAACTCGCCTACGAGACAGGTAACGGTTGTATGTTCCAAGTCTTTGACAGCATCATTCAAAGCTTAGCGGCATCAAACTCACCAGATGCAGAGAAATTTGCTCAAGTGCCTACAGCAATGGCGCATTACGGTTATGCAGGTATGTTAGGCGAAGGAACCGTTTGCGGTAATATTAATGCCACCGGCATGCTAGTTAACTTGCTTTCGATTAATGGTGAATCAGCCAATAGTATTCTTAACCCAACCATGCGCTACTACGAGAGTGCAGAGCTACCGCTGCAAACTGCTGAGTTTATTGAGGGCATCGGTGCTGATATGGCAGAAACCAAGGATCAAGTGGGTACACCAACATCAGCAAACAGCATTATGTGTCACTCTTCAATCAGCCTTTGGGCAAGAGAAAATGGTAAGTCCTTCAGCCAAAAAGGTATGCGCTGTAAGCAACTATCAGCGTCTATCGTTTATGAGCTAGTCACTATGCTTAACAACGCTTTTGACGGTGAAACCGAAAACCCACACCCAATTTCAGATACGGTTGCGGGATGCCAAACTTGCCATACTTCAGAATCAACGTTCCAACCAAGTGTGAAAACCAATATGGCATGTGATACCTGCCACACAGGCCACTTTGTAAACTAG
- a CDS encoding protein adenylyltransferase SelO codes for MSNQVIDLGFDFDNSYANELEGFYVSCQGEKAPSPELVKLNIALAEQLGISNRDHAQLAEVFSGSEAPQGAAPLAQVYAGHQFGGFSPQLGDGRALLLGEVLDSSGKRQDIQLKGSGRTQFSRGGDGKAVLGAILREYILCEAMHALGIATTRALAVVTTGEPIYRTRYLPGAVLTRVASSHIRVGTFEYFAAQGAEDKVKQLADYAIARHYPELKQSSQPYLDLVCAVRDKQAQLIAQWMLVGFVHGVMNTDNMTISGETIDYGPCAFMDDYDARALFSSIDQDGRYSYSNQPAMAQWDLARFAETLLPFIDEDTDKAIELATTEIKAFWEQFRAHWLQGMRAKIGMMTELDGDYELCEQLLAAMQGQAVDYTQLFRLLADDLLTDSNDAESLFTDSSLFMQWKPLWLVRLAQESLSAKESVELMNSVNPIYIPRNHLVEAAIEAAEERNDYQPFETLVNVLAQPFTRQQGREDYAQPAPASFGKFTTYCGT; via the coding sequence ATGAGTAACCAAGTGATTGATTTAGGGTTCGATTTCGATAATAGCTATGCCAATGAACTAGAAGGGTTTTACGTCTCTTGCCAAGGTGAAAAAGCGCCGTCTCCTGAATTGGTGAAACTAAATATTGCATTGGCTGAACAACTAGGGATAAGCAATCGAGATCATGCTCAGTTAGCCGAAGTCTTTTCTGGCAGTGAAGCGCCGCAGGGAGCAGCTCCATTAGCACAAGTTTATGCCGGCCATCAGTTTGGCGGGTTTAGCCCGCAATTAGGTGATGGTCGTGCTTTGTTGTTAGGGGAGGTGCTTGATTCAAGCGGTAAACGGCAAGATATACAGCTAAAAGGATCTGGGCGTACTCAATTCTCTCGCGGCGGTGACGGTAAAGCGGTACTTGGCGCAATTCTACGTGAATATATACTGTGTGAAGCGATGCATGCATTAGGCATTGCCACCACTCGAGCACTTGCAGTCGTAACCACTGGCGAGCCTATTTACAGAACGCGATATTTACCTGGTGCTGTACTTACTCGGGTGGCATCAAGTCATATTCGGGTGGGAACATTTGAATACTTTGCTGCACAAGGCGCGGAAGATAAAGTTAAGCAGCTGGCCGACTATGCTATTGCACGTCACTATCCTGAACTTAAACAAAGCTCGCAACCCTATTTAGATTTAGTCTGCGCAGTGCGTGACAAACAAGCGCAGCTCATTGCCCAATGGATGTTAGTTGGCTTTGTACATGGGGTGATGAATACCGATAATATGACCATAAGCGGTGAAACTATCGATTACGGCCCCTGTGCATTTATGGACGACTATGATGCTCGAGCGCTATTTAGTTCTATCGATCAAGATGGTCGTTATAGCTATAGTAATCAGCCTGCGATGGCCCAATGGGATCTCGCAAGGTTTGCTGAAACACTGTTGCCGTTTATTGATGAAGATACAGATAAGGCGATAGAGTTAGCAACCACAGAGATCAAAGCCTTTTGGGAACAGTTTAGAGCTCATTGGCTGCAGGGCATGCGCGCTAAAATTGGCATGATGACTGAGCTAGATGGTGATTATGAGCTTTGTGAGCAACTACTGGCAGCAATGCAGGGACAAGCGGTCGATTATACGCAGCTATTTCGCCTGTTAGCTGATGATTTGCTGACAGACAGCAATGATGCTGAATCACTCTTTACTGACTCAAGTTTATTTATGCAGTGGAAGCCGTTATGGCTGGTCAGGTTAGCGCAAGAGTCATTGTCTGCAAAAGAGAGTGTTGAGTTAATGAACAGTGTTAACCCAATTTATATTCCGCGAAATCACTTGGTTGAAGCTGCAATAGAAGCGGCGGAAGAGCGTAATGATTACCAGCCCTTTGAAACACTCGTTAACGTATTAGCGCAGCCTTTTACTCGGCAACAAGGTAGAGAGGACTATGCTCAGCCTGCTCCAGCAAGCTTTGGAAAGTTTACTACCTACTGTGGCACTTAA
- a CDS encoding DUF2975 domain-containing protein, with product MNRIKTLSLLVKFGLYFTLLSMLLSLGVGVWHQDHHVVLGAEGAMKAWLGLEVTGNWEPLAEQLAQSGFNEVLLLGVMQLVPLLLINWILLRLFSLYQQGKVFELANINCFRYLGWTMVGQFVLNIIYPPLLTLSMNELYADLVLTRSITFGENDIAMLLVGFIIIVIAEVMRQGLILQSEQELTI from the coding sequence ATGAATCGAATTAAAACATTGAGCTTGCTCGTCAAGTTTGGGCTTTACTTTACTTTGCTATCGATGTTATTGAGCTTGGGAGTAGGTGTGTGGCACCAAGATCACCATGTTGTTTTAGGTGCAGAAGGTGCCATGAAAGCTTGGCTAGGGCTTGAAGTCACAGGCAATTGGGAGCCTCTGGCTGAGCAACTTGCACAAAGTGGCTTCAACGAAGTGTTGTTATTAGGCGTAATGCAGTTGGTTCCATTGTTACTCATTAACTGGATATTATTACGTTTGTTTAGCCTATATCAGCAGGGGAAGGTATTTGAGCTCGCTAATATCAATTGTTTTAGATATTTGGGCTGGACGATGGTTGGACAGTTTGTACTAAATATAATCTATCCTCCATTGCTCACTTTAAGCATGAATGAGCTGTATGCTGATCTTGTTCTTACACGGTCGATTACTTTCGGGGAGAACGATATTGCAATGTTATTGGTAGGGTTTATTATCATCGTTATCGCCGAAGTAATGCGGCAGGGGCTAATTTTGCAATCAGAGCAAGAGCTAACAATTTAA